From the genome of Gemmatimonas phototrophica, one region includes:
- a CDS encoding MoaD/ThiS family protein, translated as MVRVVLPSPLRALLSHTGELALSVTGPLSLRAVLDALEAAYPVLRGTIRDHGTHRRRAFVRFYACEQDLSLASPDDLLPEAVQTGREPLLIVGAMAGG; from the coding sequence GTGGTGCGCGTGGTGCTTCCTTCGCCACTGCGCGCGCTGCTGTCGCACACCGGTGAACTGGCCCTGTCGGTGACAGGGCCACTGTCGCTGCGCGCCGTGCTGGATGCGCTGGAGGCCGCCTATCCCGTGTTGCGCGGGACCATTCGTGATCATGGTACGCACAGGCGACGCGCATTCGTGCGTTTTTACGCCTGTGAGCAGGACCTGTCGCTCGCCTCACCGGATGACCTGCTGCCGGAGGCGGTGCAGACGGGGCGTGAGCCCTTGCTCATTGTCGGAGCCATGGCCGGCGGATAA